The Staphylococcus sp. 17KM0847 DNA segment ATTTATAAATAATTGCTCATAATGAAATTCCTATGTTTACAGATTATGTAAAACGGTAAAATGATAAGGCTGAATGATTAATGAATTTAGCAATATTATTAATGTAAGACTTATACTTTATAGTTTCTACTAACAGCTGATTTCAATGGGAGTGCTTGTAGAGCTGATAAAGTATGAGAACGATATGAGTAATTTGTATTTTTGAAAAAGGGGACGGCTATGGATTATAAACAAAGAATTTTAAGCGATACTGTCAATATTAAGTCGAGTTTTGAGCATGTCGTGATATATTACATTTTATCTGGAGAAACAGAATTGAATAAGAACCATACAACAACAATATTTCAGGAAAATGAATTCTTTTTGATTAACCCGTTTTCTCCGCCAATTATTATTAAAAATACAGGAGAAGTTTTAGAACTCACGATCAATAAACTGAGCTTTAATCGTTTTTCATTGTTAAATTCCGATAAAAATTATAAGGCGGATACAGATATAAATGTAATAGAAGGCGCTATTAAGCGTGAAATTATAAGTTTAATACACGCAGAGGAACAAGCGAATACGTTTAATTCCGATATGCATATGATTAGGCTGATTAACTATATCGATTTGGGAGATTATTACAACAATCATTCTAATGTCACCAATCCACTTATTGTGAAGGTTTTGAATCATATTAATGAAAATTATAAGCAACAGTTGACAGTAACTAAAATAGCAGAACACTTTTTTGTTAATGCGAGTTATCTTTCAAGGTTATTTTCAGAAACATTAAATATACCCTTGTTAAAATATATTCGTAAAATAAAAATGTATAATATTGCTGCTGATATTATTATTATCGGGAGCGATCAAGATTTATGGAAGTTGTATGGATTTAAGTCATATGAATCCTATTTAAAAAACTTCAAAAAGATATTTAATATGACACCTACAGAATTTTTGAAGAAAAATCGCTCAGACGATATCTACTATAAACAATAAACATGCTCCATAATTCATTTATAACGCATATTAGGCTACAAACACACTATCTTCGTATGGGGATAGGTAGTCTCGATGTGCGAAGCCTTCATAAATACATATTAGGAACTTTTAACTCTTTTGATTTTAACGCTGCATAACACCTCTTAATCTTTTGAAATAAAAAACACCCTGAAAGAAGCATATTACTATTTCTCTTCCGTTTTTTACTGTTTCCTAGAAGTAATAGCTTTACTAACAAAATACTGTATAGAATGAATATACTTGCTCAATGATTTGACAGGACAGATTTATTATATTTTATAGGTGTTCCATTTATTAATATGAATGTATGGTCTTTTTTTGTTATTAGAAATAGGTTAGAGAATTTGATATGAGATTTGGGAAGCCTTGAGCGGTTTTGGAATGTCTTTTAGTAATTTAATCAGAGTAAGTACAATTTTTAGACCATGATGGGAATCAATCTTGATTTGAGTGTAGCAGAGCCAAGACTTAAGTTTACATATCAAGAGTTATTAGTTTAAAAATAAAGCTATTTTAAATATTCAGTGCATTCACTATTGTTATAGTTATCAAGATTTTTCAGATAATGAAGAGATTATAAGCCCCAAACTTATTAGCCAAAGATATTATAGTGAATAGTTGCTGAATACGACTTAAATAGAAAAATAACCCAAGCTAAGGTGCTAAATGTAAACACGGGCTAAGAGAAGAGATAAATACTTAAAGGATTGTTATAACCATAGCATTTGTAATAATAAAACATATTGAATGAACTATGTTTAGACATTAGGATCGACCTAATTCTAATATGAAATATAGAGAATAGCGATAAAGGAATTCTGTAATAATTGATTTCTTTGTCGCTATTTTTAGGTACTTATTTTCTGTGAAGATTAAATAAGTACCTAAGTTTATTTTGATCATACTTTTATATTATGTAGGAATAGTCAGGTATATCTAAGCATTATGGTAGGTTGTGTTTGTATGCCAAAAAAGTAAAATACTTTTTGTTATTCTATCATGAAAAATGAAGAGTATTAATGAAAAATATAATCTATATCTAGCTACTTTCATAAAGAGAATAGCTGAAAAATATAAAATAATGTATGGGTTATTGTGTTATATTACAACACTATTTTTTACTATTTGTTATACTTTTTGTTTTGATATTAGCTGATTGTATTTTTAGTATCTAAAAATACTTTAATATAGGCAACAGGAAACGAAATATTAATTAACATGGAGGAATTCCAAATATATGAAAAATCAAAAACGTAAGACGAGATGGGATTTTTTGCCGAATAGGTTAAATAAATACTCAATTCGTAAATTCACAGTAGGAACAGCTTCATTATTAATTGGAGCAACTTTAGTATTTGGTGTCAGCAAGGATGCAGTAGCATCAGAGGAAGATTCACCAAATACTCAGTTGTCGGAAAATACTTCAAAAAATAATGATGTATTAAATGAACAGCCTGATAATTCAGAACAATCAACAGTTAATACACCAGACCTGACGACAGAAGGAACTATTGAACAAAACTCACAAACAGAGAATAATATAGATGCATCATTAGAAGAAGGGTCAGTAGAACAAGAAACTGAAACAGCAGAAACTAAAAATATAGAAGATAAAGTATTAGATGTTAAAGAAAAAAATGAACAAACAAAAAATGTAATATCTAATGAAGAAAGTGATTTAAAAACTCAGGAAGAGTTAGATACTAAAGAGCCAGAAATAAATAAAACAGAAGAAAAATATATAAATAAACAAATAGAAAATAAGAATAATACAGTTGACTTAACATCAGAGAAGAAAACAATTGTCGATGAAAATGTGGACAATCCATTAGATGCAAAGGTTAGGGAATTAGAACAAAAATTAACAATGTCATCGGACAAAGCGCAAATAATAAAAAGTGAACTGTCAGAAGTTTATTCAGAAAAAGATGTTGAAGGTATTTCAAAACTGATTGATATTGATTATGAAAATGCGACAGCACAAGAAATCCTTGATGCTATTATTTATGCAGGTATTCAATACAGTGCAAACCAACAAAAAGCACATAGTTTTGTTGCGTTACCTAGGTCTGTAAGTACTCAAACAAGAGCTGTTAGTGATACAGGTAATAATACAATTTCAGAAACAAGTAGAGATTTTTATGATCACTTTGAAACATACTTTGGTGCTGCTTACACACCAGATGGAGATCGAGATATCGTTACATTGACACCAGATATAGGTGGGCAAATGGGCGC contains these protein-coding regions:
- a CDS encoding helix-turn-helix domain-containing protein, coding for MDYKQRILSDTVNIKSSFEHVVIYYILSGETELNKNHTTTIFQENEFFLINPFSPPIIIKNTGEVLELTINKLSFNRFSLLNSDKNYKADTDINVIEGAIKREIISLIHAEEQANTFNSDMHMIRLINYIDLGDYYNNHSNVTNPLIVKVLNHINENYKQQLTVTKIAEHFFVNASYLSRLFSETLNIPLLKYIRKIKMYNIAADIIIIGSDQDLWKLYGFKSYESYLKNFKKIFNMTPTEFLKKNRSDDIYYKQ